ACATTGCTTATGTGTTTTAGATCTTGCAGTTTGGAGTAAAAGAGCTATACTGTGATTGCATTTGATTGGCGGAAATATCGTTTGCACTTGTATATGTTTTACAAACTTAAAATGTATGCCAAGTACTTTCTGAGAATTATAGAAATTGGGTTTTGTAACACTTTGTGGGTTTTGTGGCTATTACACTTCATGCATAActtattattattttttttaagTCGGAATTGCACAAAAGTAAGACTTTGTTTATATACAGGACagacaaaattttatcGATTTAATCACATCTTCgcaaaaattgtttttgtattaGGGATAAAGAATCACCCAACAAGTAAAGTATTTTAACCTAATGCACAAAAGTACCATACATACCCAGTAGAATGCAAAACAGGGCTTTTGAGTTTTATCTGTATGCCACGCGTTCTATTTTGGACTGGCTTTTCTCATTCATCGGTCTGGTGAATGCCAACCGAACGCTACCGGTATGTACATTATACCAAGAACCTTGTTCAACCAAAAGCCTCTTCCTATATACCTTTCATGAGACCTTCATTTAATTAGGTATTAACAAAGATGTAGGCTTTGCTTCACTTGCCTACATCTTGAGGAGTGCGAGATCAAGATAAATATAGGATTGTAGTACCTGTATTTCAAGCCAAGATAGATTTTCGAAAacattttgcaatcaaaatATTGCAACTTTTTGGTTAATCAGAAACAGCCACCACTATTCTTGACAATGTTTGTTGTATATTTTTTACTAGTTGTAACACTTTTATCCACCGTCTGTGCTGACAATTATGCTACTTATCCACAAGTACCCAAAACGGCATCTTACAATGGGTTTGCTGATCCAATCATTGATGTACTACCCGACTGTGCTAAAGACTGTGTCAAATACAGTACTAAAAACACCCCCTGTCCATACTGGGATACTGGATGTCTATGTGTTATGCCACAATGGTCCGGGTTAGTAGGACAATGTATCGCAGAAAACTGCACCGGTTCAGATGTTCAAAGTGCAAGATTTTTGGCTACTTCATTGTGTTCAACTGTTGGTGCTAATACTTGGATGATGCCTGCTTctatttcaacaatgttgtCAACTGCCGCAGAGGGAGCAAAAGAGGTGACTACTATTTCAGGAGAGACTGCTAAGTCCTGGGTTGTTGCATCTGGAAGTTCTGATACTAATATTATCACCGAGACAAGCGGGGCcattgaatccaattccaaaccTCGGGGGAATAATACCAATAACAGCTCTTCCGCTACAAGCTTATCAGATTATGCCGCTACTACTTCTACTGGCTCTACTTCAAACATTGCAATTTTACATGCTAGTGGTTTGGGAGGCGCCATCGTTGGTCTTTTAGTTAGTTTCCTTGTATAGGCTTTAAGTACTTTTTATAAAAGCCCGATATTATAATTCCTTCTGAGCGTTATCACCGGTAGTGATTTTTACACAAGCgcaaacaacaagaacaatgCCGCGAGTACGTTGTTACGACGTACAAAGAAATAATGCCGCCGGAAAGTAATATACATTGTATGGGTCTGATGTCATTCAATTACATAAAAAATACACAAATTGAGAGGGATTCATGAACACTTTCTCTAAATTCCACCCAAATGTATTATAATATAAGCTGAGGACTAAAATAGGGTTTAAAATTTTACTGCATACACTTCTGATACTAAATTCTCTAGTCTCGTGCGTTCAGCCAATGAGAGgggtatttttcaatcgTCTAAGACAAATGGGGTGACTCTTTGACGTCCCCCCATTTTGACACTATtagtttgatattttcatGTGCTCTAAAGATTTAGTAAGTATGTTTCATTTACTTTCATTTGTCGGATATAACACACTAATTCCATAGAAGCATTTTAGTAGTGATaatacaagaaaaaaatatcCATTACATAATCAAGTTTCGGTAAATAGACAATAATcgtaaaaataaaaaattaaataatACACAATATTACATTTTAAGggatattgaaatatatatatataagaTGCTCCAATTTTCTTGACaagttttattttgattatgGCTTTTTCATAAATTCATtccctttttcaaaagccaCCATTCACCATGttatacatatatacatTACTTGTTGCTGCTTTGGTATCACTTGTACAAGCCGATAACTACGCTACTTACCCcaaaattccaaaaaccgcttcaatcaatggttTTGCTGATCCGATCGTTGATTTGTTACCAGACTGTGCTAAAGATTGTGTTAAATACAGTACCAAGAATACTCCATGTCCATACTGGGATACAGGTTGTTTCTGTGTCATGCCACAATGGTCTGGTTTAGTTGGTCAATGTATTGCTAAAAACTGTAAAGGTGAAGACGTTCAAAGTGCAAGATTTTTGGCTACTTCATTGTGTTCAACTGTTGGTGCTAACACCTGGATGATGCCAGCATCCATCTCAGATATGATGTCTTCTGCTGCTTCGGGAGCTAAAGAAGTTACTACTATTTCAGGAAAGACAGCAATGTCATGGGTTACTGCTCCAGGAAGTTCGGATTCAAATGTTGTTTCCGAGACCGGAACAAGTGGCAGTGCTTCTGAAACAGGTGAATCTGATTCAGAGACTACCTCGGACTCAGAATCCCAATCGGAATCTTCTGCAAGCAATAGTGAATCGGCTAACTCTGCTTCCAGCACAGAGGCAAGTTCAACCACAAGTGAAAGCAGCTCAACTTCTACTGGGTCTACTTCAAATATTGCTGTTTTACAAGCTGGTAGTTTAGGAAGTGTGATCTTCGGTGTTTTGGTCAGTTTCCTCATGTAAAAATAGAGTATCATCTACGTTATAGTTCGGTATAATTGAATGAATGTAAAACAGTCAATTGTCTACATTTCCTCCTGTTGAATTTGTAGACTTGTTTTGCCTAAGCTTTGATTAGGGTGTTTGGTTGGAAGATTCTTCGGACTTGTCGCTCCACGGTTACACATTTTGTGGCTGATTTATCATCTGACTGGCCGCACCACGCATAATACGACTTTCATCAGCTCATTATCGGAGTTATCACCTCTTTGGCGGTTGCAATTAAAAATGACGCTTTTACGATATTTGTGGCTTTTAAGTGTGTATAGCGCACAGACCGATTCGGATCAGATAAGCTCAAAGTAAAAACGTCGTTCCATCAGAATAAGGGTACACTGGACTTAAGAATTCAGTTTAGTCTATTGTATTTGTCAAAAGAGGTTGAGGTATGATTTATTTCTGATGTTTGGTTtctgtttgttttgtaaaCAAATCTCTATTGCATTTGATGTAGACCGTGTTTTTACTTTAGAGTGCCTAATTGCTTAATTTCAGTTTTCCACGCAAACCAGGCCAATCTTGGCGGAGAAGACAtaaagttgcaaaaacagGCTAGAAAGTAAACAATCGCACACTAACAATATACCTTACGTTTGGTCTCCtataataaaattttgttcGGGATCTATCATCTACCTTTAGGACATTTCTTGTTTAGTACGTTTTGTCTCCAATTTTATCTATTTGATCAATACAACACAAAAGCGTACATACACAAAAGtatttttgtctttgttcTGTTTATTTACGATAAAGCCGAGAGTGGGAATGaaacaataagaaaaaaaattcttaAACACTTACTAAAGAAACAACATTTTACAGCAATTTTTCTATTATgagaaaacaaagagatGGAATAGATAAAAAAGCTTTGTGAGTAAAGCCAGCCTCGTACTCTTTCATAATACAGCAAATGACAATCATGCACAACTTGAGTTAGACATTGTAGATTTGCGGTTGTTAATTTAAACGAAGAATTTACTTCAATTCAACCTTTCTCCTTATACTCATCTTCAAACTTtagtttaatttttcttattggttgaattcaaaattctGTTCTTTCTACGCACACcaagaaaataattttAGAACTTAAAATtacttcttttgttttttctttgcaaaattgcGGCAGATTACCGCCCAATGTTTAGGTTGCAACTGCGAAAACAACAGACACAATGAGAGAAACAAAGGAAAAATAGAAGTGtgaagagagaaaaaataatttaCGATACTCAATGATGGTATTCTCTGGCTATGCAGAAAAAAGCAAAGCCAGTAGTATACAGAGTATAGATATCACCCAAATCTGCATATCAGCTCACTTTTTCTCCACAAGTCTATCCCGACTCGTctaaaattttatttcGAGCGAGCGAGCAATTTATGGATACGCTTTTTCTAATCTTCATAACCACTCGACTTCTTTGCGCTGCTTTTAGTCTTTTAAATTACCACTTTTGTATCACTTTGACTAATAATCTCTACACAAAATAATACGCATCCTCTTGTTAAATTTGTGTTCAATTGGGGGACATATCGGGGCTAAATTGTAAACTAGTTTAGTGTCAAGTTTAGATCACATTATTCTTTTTCGTTTTAGTGACATTCCAGACTTTTACTGGTCATGGATTTCCCTCCCCTGTGTATTGTTGTGCATAAGGTTTCGTTTATTTTTGCTTTGTTACATTTTATGGGGGAGTGTTGACTAAAGAGAGTGAAAGTGGCTTTGATTTACCCATTAATCCTTGTCTCTTATTCCTTCCAATAGGATTTGTGTTTACTTCTGGTACCATATTTTATCTGATCCGATATTGCCAAGATTTCGGTACGTTCGCCCGCTCATTTGAAATAGGGCCGACGGTTCCATTG
The Candida orthopsilosis Co 90-125, chromosome 5 draft sequence genome window above contains:
- a CDS encoding Frp1 ferric reductase; the protein is MFVVYFLLVVTLLSTVCADNYATYPQVPKTASYNGFADPIIDVLPDCAKDCVKYSTKNTPCPYWDTGCLCVMPQWSGLVGQCIAENCTGSDVQSARFLATSLCSTVGANTWMMPASISTMLSTAAEGAKEVTTISGETAKSWVVASGSSDTNIITETSGAIESNSKPRGNNTNNSSSATSLSDYAATTSTGSTSNIAILHASGLGGAIVGLLVSFLV
- a CDS encoding Pga7 protein (member of CFEM family), giving the protein MLYIYTLLVAALVSLVQADNYATYPKIPKTASINGFADPIVDLLPDCAKDCVKYSTKNTPCPYWDTGCFCVMPQWSGLVGQCIAKNCKGEDVQSARFLATSLCSTVGANTWMMPASISDMMSSAASGAKEVTTISGKTAMSWVTAPGSSDSNVVSETGTSGSASETGESDSETTSDSESQSESSASNSESANSASSTEASSTTSESSSTSTGSTSNIAVLQAGSLGSVIFGVLVSFLM